Proteins co-encoded in one Armatimonadota bacterium genomic window:
- a CDS encoding Gfo/Idh/MocA family oxidoreductase has product MKNRITRRDFLKGTAASGAGFLFLRESRLAFGYSENEKLNIAIIGSGGKGGDNLNNVASENIVALCDIDETRIPADRFPKAKVYYDFRRLLDEMEKQIDAVVVSTPDHTHAHASIMAMRMGKHVYCEKPLTHSIYEARLMRETARKYKVATQMGNQGTASNALREGVEILQAGAIGPVREVHVWSNRPIWPQGINRPSETPPVPKEIHWDLFLGPAPKRPYHPCYHPFKWRGWIDFGTGALGDMGCHTLNMVYMGLKLDNPISVEAEVVKEMTSESYPKQSIIRYTFPARGSMPPLRLKWYDGGLKPSPSIIGQEELPGSGVAIIGDNGIMYAPGDGGGACELLPAEKFANFQKPEPTLPRSPGHHAEWIRACKGGEPAMSNFDYAAGLTELCLLGNLALLTREPIYWDSENMRAINCPKADRFINTPYRKGWEL; this is encoded by the coding sequence AAGGGATTTTCTTAAAGGCACAGCAGCCTCAGGAGCAGGCTTTCTTTTCCTTCGCGAGAGTCGGCTGGCATTTGGCTACAGTGAGAATGAGAAGCTAAACATTGCTATAATTGGGAGCGGCGGCAAAGGTGGTGATAATCTCAATAACGTCGCCAGCGAAAATATAGTTGCACTTTGCGACATAGACGAAACACGCATTCCCGCAGATCGTTTTCCAAAAGCAAAGGTATATTATGATTTCCGCAGATTGCTCGACGAGATGGAAAAGCAGATTGATGCCGTTGTTGTGAGCACGCCAGACCACACCCATGCCCACGCTTCGATCATGGCAATGAGAATGGGTAAACACGTCTACTGCGAGAAGCCGCTGACCCATTCGATTTACGAAGCTAGGCTTATGCGCGAAACCGCCCGCAAATATAAAGTTGCAACGCAAATGGGCAACCAAGGCACAGCAAGCAACGCACTCCGTGAGGGTGTCGAGATCCTACAAGCCGGTGCTATTGGCCCTGTCCGCGAAGTGCATGTATGGTCGAACCGTCCAATTTGGCCGCAGGGAATAAATCGCCCAAGTGAGACTCCACCGGTTCCAAAAGAGATTCACTGGGATCTTTTCCTTGGACCCGCACCCAAACGACCATACCATCCGTGCTACCATCCATTCAAATGGAGAGGATGGATTGACTTCGGCACAGGAGCCCTAGGGGATATGGGTTGCCATACTTTAAACATGGTTTATATGGGTCTTAAGCTTGACAACCCAATATCTGTAGAAGCCGAGGTCGTAAAAGAGATGACAAGCGAATCATACCCAAAGCAGTCCATAATCCGCTATACATTCCCAGCAAGAGGTAGTATGCCCCCTCTGCGTTTGAAATGGTACGACGGTGGTCTAAAACCTTCGCCAAGTATTATTGGGCAAGAAGAGCTTCCTGGGAGCGGCGTTGCAATAATTGGTGATAACGGAATAATGTACGCACCAGGTGATGGCGGCGGAGCTTGTGAACTGCTTCCAGCTGAGAAGTTTGCAAACTTCCAAAAACCTGAGCCTACGTTGCCTCGTTCGCCAGGACACCATGCAGAGTGGATTCGGGCATGTAAAGGTGGAGAGCCAGCTATGTCAAATTTCGATTACGCCGCTGGTCTCACTGAATTATGCTTGCTTGGCAACTTAGCACTTCTCACGCGCGAGCCAATCTACTGGGATTCAGAGAATATGAGAGCGATTAACTGTCCGAAAGCAGACAGGTTTATCAATACGCCATATAGAAAAGGGTGGGAATTGTAA